From a region of the Odoribacter splanchnicus DSM 20712 genome:
- a CDS encoding diaminopimelate dehydrogenase, translated as MEKIKAAVIGYGNIGRYVIEALQVAPDFEIVGVVRRNAADVPAELDKYKVVSHLQDLEGVQVAILCNPTRSVEHYATEALRLGINTVDSFDIHTQTVDLHRTLGEVARKHHAVSIMSAGWDPGTDSVIRALLEACAPKGLTYTNFGPGMSMGHTVAVKAIEGVKAALSMTIPTGTGIHRRMVYIELQEGYPFGEVAQKIKNDPYFAHDETHVMQVENVDTLLDMGHGVNLTRKGVSGKTQNQLFEFNMHINNPALTAQIMVSAARATIRQQPGCYSLIEIPMIDMLYGDREELIRHLV; from the coding sequence ATGGAGAAAATTAAAGCAGCCGTTATCGGATACGGCAATATCGGGAGATATGTAATAGAAGCTCTTCAAGTTGCTCCCGATTTCGAGATCGTGGGTGTTGTGCGCCGGAATGCCGCCGATGTACCGGCAGAATTGGACAAATACAAAGTAGTAAGCCATCTGCAGGATTTGGAAGGGGTTCAGGTAGCTATTTTATGTAACCCGACCCGCAGCGTGGAACACTATGCAACCGAAGCCCTCCGGCTAGGTATCAATACGGTAGACAGTTTCGACATACACACTCAAACCGTCGATTTACACCGCACTTTGGGAGAAGTGGCCCGCAAACACCATGCAGTGTCCATTATGTCGGCCGGCTGGGACCCGGGGACGGATTCCGTAATACGCGCATTATTGGAAGCCTGTGCACCCAAGGGGTTGACTTATACCAACTTCGGTCCGGGCATGAGTATGGGACATACAGTAGCCGTTAAAGCAATCGAAGGAGTAAAGGCCGCCCTGTCTATGACTATCCCCACGGGAACCGGGATTCATCGCAGAATGGTATATATCGAACTTCAGGAAGGATATCCCTTCGGTGAAGTTGCACAAAAGATCAAAAACGATCCCTATTTCGCCCATGACGAAACCCACGTGATGCAGGTGGAAAACGTAGACACATTGCTCGACATGGGGCACGGCGTGAACCTCACCCGGAAAGGGGTATCCGGTAAAACGCAAAACCAGTTGTTTGAATTCAACATGCACATCAACAACCCGGCCCTGACGGCACAAATCATGGTATCGGCCGCCCGTGCCACCATACGCCAGCAACCGGGCTGCTACTCTCTCATCGAAATTCCAATGATCGATATGCTTTACGGCGACCGGGAAGAACTTATCAGGCATCTAGTATAA
- a CDS encoding DUF4843 domain-containing protein, translating to MKHTILFLFIGLCIASCHETDYPTFDDSVIDIYFTQDSVNYSFGVTPLSTTEHVVELPVRIIGASVKEVARNFKIEVVDKRTNAESPLHYTVPEQLTLEKDSVNAVVPVTLKRSALGDTEWTVAFRLLPNDYFNPTAQTEKEISCEAIITFNNVVSKPNWTTWNGSFGWSESNMGPWNPVVYVTFMDFFHRLEETLPATYRALVERYGENLDQKYNTGWGEQDFGGWDWDFNYALQKYVCGPMYEYFQAHPELGVTTFPKPNV from the coding sequence ATGAAACATACGATATTATTTCTATTCATCGGCTTGTGTATAGCCTCTTGCCATGAAACGGATTATCCGACTTTCGATGACTCGGTTATCGACATCTATTTCACCCAGGACTCCGTTAACTACTCTTTCGGTGTGACTCCGTTGAGTACCACAGAGCATGTGGTTGAGCTTCCGGTACGCATTATCGGGGCATCTGTGAAAGAGGTGGCCCGTAACTTTAAAATCGAGGTAGTAGATAAACGCACCAATGCCGAATCGCCTTTGCATTATACGGTGCCGGAACAACTCACCCTGGAGAAAGATTCCGTTAATGCCGTAGTGCCTGTTACCCTCAAACGCTCTGCCCTCGGAGACACCGAATGGACGGTAGCGTTCCGCCTGTTGCCGAACGATTATTTCAATCCCACGGCACAAACCGAGAAAGAAATCAGTTGCGAAGCCATCATCACTTTCAATAATGTTGTCAGCAAACCGAACTGGACGACGTGGAACGGAAGTTTTGGCTGGTCGGAAAGTAATATGGGGCCCTGGAATCCGGTGGTGTATGTCACTTTCATGGATTTTTTCCACCGGTTGGAAGAGACGTTGCCGGCAACCTATAGAGCGCTGGTGGAAAGATACGGAGAGAATTTGGATCAAAAATACAATACCGGTTGGGGAGAACAGGATTTCGGAGGTTGGGACTGGGATTTTAACTATGCTCTTCAGAAATACGTATGCGGCCCTATGTATGAATACTTTCAGGCACATCCGGAATTGGGTGTGACCACCTTTCCGAAGCCCAATGTATAA
- a CDS encoding TlpA family protein disulfide reductase gives MKKTFIYLFILLCFACRNKQEYTLCGTLYMDSNTVVDMLGIQMEDTLLYVKVDSAGYFSTTIPFREVVFCNLFGVAVTGEERWQFVTPVALQANASVDLDFHLTGGQTSIGATDPDNRALQAFREWSLNQSRTLWSNPPAGTELASRLARFPCEVQRITERERLDSTTAGYLSAWANIECLNLAHGLFRDSIPAALASALPVISQALDVPYWKLLYGSDLYISEYLQQNAPEPEDQIRLLQERFRISSIRENITRRIIEDYIRRHPYSGEHLARLDKLCSDRPDKEQLIRKFRDKRYASPGAPLPDAVFEDKNGQEHRLTEFAGKYIYIDLWASWCAPCVAEVPHLQKLEKDLNRRDIVFVSISLDTKRENWEKQMEQLHMHGNQWLVRDEAFADMMNVKGIPHFLLYGKDGTLLDYKTARPSSGDLLKSRLEHLP, from the coding sequence ATGAAAAAGACATTCATTTATCTCTTCATCCTGCTTTGTTTTGCTTGTCGGAACAAACAGGAGTATACTCTTTGCGGCACTCTCTATATGGACAGCAATACCGTTGTCGATATGCTCGGTATTCAGATGGAGGACACACTACTCTATGTTAAGGTGGATAGTGCCGGGTATTTTTCCACAACTATTCCTTTTCGGGAGGTGGTTTTTTGTAATCTCTTCGGCGTAGCTGTCACCGGGGAAGAGCGCTGGCAATTCGTGACTCCTGTCGCCCTGCAAGCCAATGCCTCCGTAGACCTTGATTTCCATCTTACCGGCGGCCAGACGTCCATCGGTGCTACAGATCCGGACAACCGGGCATTGCAGGCCTTCCGGGAATGGTCGCTCAACCAAAGCCGAACCCTTTGGAGCAATCCGCCTGCCGGAACGGAACTCGCTTCCCGCCTCGCCCGGTTTCCATGCGAAGTCCAACGTATTACCGAACGGGAGCGGCTCGATTCAACGACTGCCGGTTACCTTTCCGCCTGGGCAAACATCGAATGTCTGAATCTTGCCCACGGATTGTTCCGCGACAGCATACCTGCAGCGCTCGCCTCCGCTTTGCCTGTCATCTCCCAGGCCCTGGATGTGCCTTATTGGAAACTGTTATACGGCAGTGACCTCTATATCAGCGAATACTTGCAACAAAACGCCCCGGAACCCGAAGACCAAATCCGTCTCCTGCAAGAGCGGTTCCGCATTTCTTCCATCCGGGAAAACATCACCCGGAGAATCATCGAAGACTACATCCGCCGGCATCCTTATTCCGGGGAGCATCTGGCACGCCTCGACAAACTTTGCAGTGACCGACCCGATAAGGAACAACTTATCCGGAAATTTCGCGACAAACGTTATGCCTCTCCCGGTGCTCCCTTGCCCGACGCTGTATTTGAAGATAAGAACGGTCAGGAGCATCGTCTCACTGAATTTGCCGGCAAATATATCTACATTGATCTTTGGGCATCGTGGTGCGCTCCCTGTGTGGCGGAAGTCCCCCACCTCCAGAAATTGGAAAAGGATTTGAACCGTCGGGACATTGTATTTGTCAGCATTTCTTTGGATACCAAACGCGAAAACTGGGAAAAGCAAATGGAACAGCTCCATATGCACGGAAATCAATGGCTCGTCCGCGACGAGGCTTTCGCCGATATGATGAATGTCAAAGGCATTCCCCATTTCCTGCTCTATGGAAAAGACGGGACATTGCTGGATTATAAAACAGCCCGTCCTTCATCGGGTGACCTGCTGAAAAGCAGACTCGAGCATCTGCCTTGA
- a CDS encoding 2,3,4,5-tetrahydropyridine-2,6-dicarboxylate N-succinyltransferase, with amino-acid sequence MYTAIRKIIEAAWENRELLKKEETRSAIDQVIGLLDKGKLRTATPTDEGWQVNEWVKKAVILYFPTQPMSTMTTGPFEYHDKIRLKQDYAELGVRVVPPAAARYGAYVAPGVVMMPSYVNIGAYVDSGTMVDTWATVGSCAQIGKNVHLSGGVGIGGVLEPVQAAPVIIEDNCFIGSRCIIVEGAHLEEEVVLGANTVITASTRIIDVTGNEPIEYQGYVPARSVVIPGSRKKQFPAGEYEVPCALIIGKRKASTDLKTSLNSALREFDVPV; translated from the coding sequence ATGTATACAGCAATCAGAAAAATCATTGAAGCAGCCTGGGAGAACCGGGAATTATTGAAGAAAGAAGAGACCCGGTCGGCTATCGATCAGGTAATCGGGTTACTGGACAAAGGGAAATTGCGCACGGCTACTCCAACCGACGAAGGTTGGCAAGTGAACGAATGGGTAAAAAAAGCGGTTATCTTATATTTTCCAACCCAACCCATGTCGACCATGACCACGGGACCATTCGAGTATCACGATAAGATCCGGCTCAAACAAGATTATGCAGAATTAGGAGTACGGGTAGTTCCTCCGGCTGCCGCCCGCTATGGAGCCTATGTCGCCCCGGGAGTGGTGATGATGCCTTCCTATGTCAATATCGGTGCTTATGTCGATTCGGGAACGATGGTAGACACCTGGGCGACTGTCGGTTCGTGTGCCCAGATCGGGAAAAATGTACATCTCAGCGGAGGAGTCGGAATCGGAGGAGTATTGGAACCGGTACAAGCTGCACCGGTCATTATCGAGGACAACTGCTTCATCGGTTCGCGTTGTATTATTGTGGAAGGTGCCCATCTGGAAGAAGAAGTCGTGCTGGGTGCGAATACGGTAATCACCGCCTCGACCAGGATCATCGACGTCACGGGAAATGAACCGATAGAATACCAGGGTTATGTGCCGGCCCGGTCCGTCGTGATCCCCGGTTCCCGAAAAAAACAATTTCCTGCCGGCGAATACGAAGTGCCTTGTGCGCTGATCATCGGAAAAAGAAAAGCATCTACCGACCTGAAAACCTCGTTGAACAGTGCATTACGGGAATTCGACGTGCCGGTATAA